One Gadus morhua chromosome 23, gadMor3.0, whole genome shotgun sequence DNA segment encodes these proteins:
- the LOC115537740 gene encoding V-set domain-containing T-cell activation inhibitor 1-like — protein sequence MTALGSVVIQTVVLLTGLVIVQGDTQVGCVFGGSCVLPCRFQPNSDTILHWVRKDGENVQVHSYYDDQDQLGYQDPLYKGRTSLFHDQISGGNASLGLSRVNLQDQGRYLCYASTLEYNQETFVILTVRAPDPTPVATVYIALENNTVTWGSYGTLWIKLGVFFILYF from the exons ATGACAGCGCTGGGCAGTGTTGTGATTCAGACGGTGGTGTTACTGACGGGGCTGGTGATCGTTCAGGGAG ACACCCaggtgggctgtgtgtttggggggagctGTGTGCTGCCTTGCCGCTTCCAGCCAAACAGTGATACCATCCTCCACTGGGTCAGGAAGGATGGGGAGAATGTTCAGGTCCACTCCTACTATGATGACCAGGACCAACTGGGATACCAGGACCCTCTCTACAAGGGAAGGACCTCCCTGTTCCATGACCAGATCTCAGGGGGCAACGCATCCCTTGGTCTGTCCAGGGTGAacctccaggaccagggcaGGTACCTGTGTTACGCCAGCACTTTAGAGTACAACCAGGAGACCTTCGTCATCCTGACAGTGAGAG CTCCTGATCCAACTCCTGTTGCTACAGTGTACATTGCACTAGAGAACAACACTGTCACCT gGGGATCATATGGCACACTTTGGATCAAATTAggagtattttttattttatatttttaa
- the LOC115537696 gene encoding NLR family CARD domain-containing protein 3-like yields the protein MEMNQEELADKLGSGAVAVQWQHELKAHLKKKFHCVFEGIARAGEQRPLNEIYTELFITERGSGEVNKEHEVRLIEKASRKTANEETPIRCEDIFKPGQDKPIRTIMTTGVAGIGKTLLTHKFTLDWAEGKANQDIDFAFLLTFRELNLLKGKEFSLLKLLHQFSVETKESGIYRYNHDQVVFILDGLDECRLPLDFQNNPIWTDVTEPTSVDVLLTNIIRGVLLPSARIWITTRPAAANQIPAECVDMVTEVRGFTDPQKEEYFRKRFREGTMATTIISHVKKSRSLHIMCHIPVFCWITATVLVDFFKTSQRGEEVPKTVTQMYSHFLRVQSIQGDRKYHGRAETDPLWSSESREIIVSLGKLAFNQLEKGQLIFYEADLAECDIDIRAASVYSGVFTQIFKEECGLHQDRMFCFVHLSIQEFLAALYVFLSYINTGVNLLSEEQPTSREAELLPLYQSAVDKALQSENGHLDLFLRFFLGLSLETNQMLLQGLLGPRGSKLLDNLTKNVPSGQTVRRSQINNQIVHYIKEKIGGDLSQERSINLFHCLNELNDSSLVEEIQQYLSSGSLSTESLSSAQWSALVFIVLTSEEQLDVFYLKKYSASDEGLLGLLPLVKASKTSLLNGCQLSERCCKALASVLSSNSSSLRELDMSSNLLEDSGAEFL from the exons atggagatgaaccaggaggaactggccgacaagcTGGGGAGTG GAGCTGTTGCGGTCCAGTGGCAACATGAACTCAAGGCTCATCTGAAGAAGAAGTTccactgtgtgtttgagggaatcgctagaGCCGGAGAGCAGAGACCTCTGAATgagatctacacagagctcttcatcacagagagaggcagtggagaggtcaacaaggaacacgaggtcagactgattgaaaaggCATCCAGGAAAACAGCCAAtgaggaaacaccaatcagatgtgaagacatctttaaacctggacaagataaaccaatcagaacaattaTGACAaccggagtggccggcattggtaaaactctCTTAAcccacaagttcactctggactgggccgaaggcaaagccaaccaaGACATAGACTTcgcatttctcctcactttcagagagctgaatttactgaaagggaaagagtttagcttactGAAACTTCTTCATCAGTTTTCTGTTGAAACCAAAGAATCAGGAATCTACAGATACAACCATGACCAAgtagtcttcatcttggatggtctggatgagtgtcgacttcctctggacttccagaacaacccgatctggacGGATGTCACCGAGCCGACCtcagtggacgtgctgctgacaaacatcatcaggggagtcctgcttccctctgcccgcatctggataaccacacgccctgccgcagccaatcagatccctgctgagtgtgttgacatggtgacagaggtgagagggttcacagacccacagaaggaggagtacttcaggaagagattcagagaggggaCAATGGCCACCACAATCATCTCTCACGTCAAGAAAtctcgaagcctccacatcatgtgtcacatcccagtcttctgttggatcactgctacagttctagtggacttcttcaaaacatcccagagaggagaagaggtgcccaagaccgtgactcagatgtacagccacttcctgagggttcagtccatacagggggacaggaagtatcatggGCGAGCTGAAACTGATCCACTCTGGAGTtcggagagcagggagatcattgtttctctggggaaactggcttttaaccagctggagaaaggccagctgatcttctacgaggcagacttggcagagtgtgacatcgatatcagagcagcctcagtttactcaggagtgttcacccagatctttaaagaggagtgtggactGCACCAGGACAGGATGTTCTGCTtcgtccatctgagcatccaggagtttctggctgccctttatgtctttctgtcctacaTCAACACTGGTGTCaacctgctctcagaagaacagcCAACCTCCAGGGAAGCtgaactcctccccctctaccagagtgctgtggacaaggccttacagagtgagaacgggcacctggacttgttcctccgcttcttcctgggcctctctctagaGACCAATCAGATGCTCCTACAAGGTCTGCTGGGACCAAGAGGAAGTAAATTACTGGACAATCTAACAAAAAACGTTCCATCGGGGCAGACAGTAAGGAGGTCACAAATCAATAACCAAATAGTccattacatcaaggagaagataggtggagatctctctcaagagagaagcatcaatctgttccactgtctgaatgaacTGAATGAcagttctctagtggaggagatccaacagtacctgtcatcaggaagtctctccactgaatctctctcctctgctcagtggtcagctcttgTCTTCATcgtactgacatcagaagagcagCTGGACGTGTTTTACCTGAAAAAATACTCTGCTTCTGACGAGGGTCTTCTGGGGCTGCTGCCattggtcaaagcctccaaaacatctct tctgaatggctgtcagctgtcagagagatgctgtaaagctctggcctcagttctcagctccaactcctctagtctgagagagctggacatGAGTTCCAATTTACtggaggattcagga gctgaatttctgtga